The Tachypleus tridentatus isolate NWPU-2018 chromosome 5, ASM421037v1, whole genome shotgun sequence genome includes a window with the following:
- the LOC143250962 gene encoding uncharacterized protein LOC143250962 isoform X3, whose product MSRRKQANPKPLKRKANEEIDELVELLHLPSDVLTITESSNASITYTVFTKIPLPKGTLFGPFRGEVFKGNKSTPRTTLIEARDVDEEKIYLDLYDETGSWLRLVKLAATPHEANLVVFVEGNDVWCSVYCDIDDNVELCAWYKITPRIHSSNSRLWYPLKPSISERDCYTSVSRYKIPHLEECDKSKDFMVQTQDLSINKYSINGKALFEKQSERMSPVTSEPSSDETSNGDLLVSVKNERKSPEFLNSSSDDQSSDGHSKHGKSRANVSKNSTHSNLPNSLSPSLPTRSPLTYFPFLTSPTIPTLGPSETSCSSVAEWPSGFVCEPCGITFSSQRTLQAHSQYYCSHRRNSGLDDDGNATQVNSPKEAALSPKEGGIELFSHAERANHVECAQNYFSEDSERQICGEDSDQQSTSSNSAEEKHARMENQNTVRKTKTDLQLVNSFLSKVGEQRPLEKIPPKELDSVLASFIVNVKKRNGDEYEPDSLRGLLSSVDRYLRKQRYPVAIFSPAGESFSKTRESLRMKQLQLKSQGKGSLSTKHVPLTDFEIEKLFLSGQLGASSKDSIINTLWFYNSIFFGIRSAKRHYELRWADIVLCELPNGMEYLEYIDQETKKPKEGVMGNFRIYANLNRPDRDPIHIYRLYASHRPECMKKDDSPFYLVPNHSKATYNSSWFKRQPLGENRLASLMKCMAKKAGLSTEKHFYNITVRRSLMLRLQSRM is encoded by the exons GTAAAGCAAACGAGGAAATAGACGAATTGGTTGAGCTACTCCATCTACCATCAGATGTCCTCACGATAACAGAATCCAGCAATGCCAGTATTACTTACACTGTTTTCACCAAAATACCACTACCTAAAGGGACTCTTTTTGGCCCTTTTAGAGGCGAAGTGTTCAAGGGAAACAAATCGACACCAAGAACTACATTAATTGAG GCCAGAGACGTTGACGAAGAAAAGATTTACCTGGATTTGTATGACGAGACTGGAAGTTGGCTCAGGCTGGTTAAACTTGCAGCCACACCACACGAGGCAAATCTTGTTGTTTTTGTGGAAG GAAACGACGTCTGGTGTTCCGTGTATTGTGATATAGACGACAATGTTGAGTTGTGTGCTTGGTATAAAATCACCCCTCGAATACACTCATCAAACTCTAGACTCTGGTACCCTTTGAAGCCATCTATTTCTGAAAGGGATTGCTATACTTCTGTTTCCAGATACAAAATTCCGCATCTGGAAGAATGTGATAAAAGCAAGGACTTCATGGTACAAACTCAGGAtctttctataaataaatattccatcAATGGCAAAGCTCTCTTCGAGAAACAATCAGAGAGAATGTCACCTGTAACCAGTGAACCTTCCTCGGATGAAACATCGAATGGTGATTTATTGGTCAGCGTTAAGAACGAAAGAAAGAGCCCCGAGTTCTTGAACAGTTCGAGCGACGACCAGTCATCAGATGGTCATTCCAAGCATGGGAAATCACGAGCAAATGTCAGTAAAAATTCCACACATTCCAATCTTCCTAACAGCCTCTCCCCATCACTACCGACAA GGAGTCCGCTTACTTATTTTCCGTTTCTTACCTCTCCAACAATACCTACATTAGGACCTTCCGAAACCAGCTGTTCATCAGTAGCAGAATGGCCATCAG GGTTTGTATGCGAACCTTGTGGAATTACATTCAGTAGCCAACGCACTCTTCAGGCTCATTCTCAATATTACTGCTCCCATCGACGAAACAGCGGCCTTGACGACGATGGAAATGCTACCCAAGTAAACTCTCCAAAAGAAG CGGCTCTCTCGCCCAAGGAAGGAGGAATCGAATTGTTTTCCCATGCAGAGCGCGCAAATCACGTAGAGTGtgctcaaaattatttttcagaagattctGAAAGACAGATATGTGGCGAGGACAGTGACCAGCAATCCACTTCTTCTAATTCGGCAGAAGAGAAACATGCAAGAATGGAGAATCAAAACACGGTGAGGAAAACAAAGACAGACCTACAGCTGGTCAATTCATTCCTCTCCAAAGTTGGAGAACAGAGACCTTTGGAGAAAATACCTCCTAAAGAATTGGATTCTGTCTTAGCgagttttattgtaaatgtaaagAAGAGAAATGGGGATGAATATGAACCAGATTCCTTGAGGGGTCTCTTGAGTAGTGTTGATCGCTACCTTCGAAAGCAGAGATATCCTGTTGCTATTTTCAGTCCGGCAGGAGAAAGTTTTTCTAAGACACGCGAGTCTCTGCGAATGAAGCAGCTACAATTGAAATCTCAAGGAAAAGGAAGTTTGTCCACGAAACATGTTCCTCTAACAGATTTTGAGATAGAGAAATTATTTCTTTCAGGACAGCTTGGAGCCAGTTCAAAAGATTCTATTATCAACACCCTGTGGTTCTATAATTCTATTTTTTTCGGAATTCGTTCGGCAAAACGACATTATGAACTTCGGTGGGCAGACATAGTTCTGTGTGAACTTCCCAATGGCATGGAATATCTGGAATACATCGACCAAGAAACCAAGAAACCCAAAGAAGGTGTGATGGGAAACTTTCGAATATATGCTAACTTAAATCGTCCAGATAGAGACCCTATACACATATATCGTCTATATGCCAGCCATCGGCCAGAATGTATGAAAAAAGATGACAGTCCGTTTTACCTTGTTCCTAACCACTCAAAGGCAACATACAACAGTTCGTGGTTCAAACGTCAGCCGCTAGGGGAAAACAGACTTGCATCACTCATGAAATGTATGGCTAAAAAGGCTGGACTTTCCACTGAGAAACACTTCTATAACATTACTGTTAGGCGATCGCTGATGCTAAGATTACAATCTAGGATGTAA